A genome region from Thalassococcus arenae includes the following:
- a CDS encoding nucleotide exchange factor GrpE, producing the protein MAERTEDDTFLDDVDQAEAEAMAHDQEIDPVEAELDALRAERDELKDRMLRALADAENARKRADKDRREAQAYGGSRLARDLLPVYDNLQRALNAARDEGDKVSTALVEGVELTLRELLNVFDKHGVTRIAPEVGERFDPQLHEAMFEAPVPGTRAGDIIQVSAEGFLLYDRLLRPAQVGVSSTPGK; encoded by the coding sequence ATGGCAGAGCGGACCGAAGACGACACTTTTCTGGATGACGTGGATCAGGCCGAGGCCGAAGCGATGGCACATGACCAGGAAATCGACCCGGTAGAAGCTGAACTGGATGCGCTCCGCGCCGAACGCGACGAGTTGAAAGACCGCATGTTGCGCGCGCTTGCGGATGCCGAAAACGCCCGAAAGCGTGCCGACAAGGACCGGCGCGAAGCGCAGGCCTATGGCGGGTCGCGCCTGGCGCGCGATTTGCTGCCGGTCTACGACAACCTGCAAAGGGCATTGAATGCCGCCCGCGACGAAGGCGACAAGGTCTCGACCGCGCTGGTCGAAGGTGTCGAGCTGACGCTGCGCGAATTGCTGAACGTGTTCGACAAGCATGGTGTCACCCGAATCGCTCCCGAGGTCGGCGAACGGTTCGATCCGCAACTGCACGAAGCCATGTTCGAAGCCCCGGTTCCCGGTACGCGTGCTGGCGACATCATCCAGGTCTCGGCAGAAGGGTTCCTACTCTATGATCGCTTGTTGCGCCCCGCGCAGGTCGGCGTCAGTTCGACCCCCGGAAAATAG
- the rph gene encoding ribonuclease PH: MRPSGRDLSEMRAVSIDTDVTKHAEGSCLIKIGDTHVLCTASLEERVPPFIKGSGLGWVTAEYGMLPRSTSSRMRREAAAGKQGGRTVEIQRLIGRSLRAGVDRVALGERQITVDCDVLQADGGTRCAAITGGWVALRLAVNKLMKAGDVLSDPLLSPVAAVSCGIYAGQPVLDLDYPEDSAAGVDGNFVMRGDGRLIEVQMSAEGAAFSREELDTLMGLADLGVQNLVAVQKAAVA; encoded by the coding sequence ATGAGACCGTCGGGACGAGATTTAAGCGAGATGCGCGCCGTTTCAATCGATACGGACGTTACCAAACACGCAGAAGGATCCTGTCTGATCAAGATCGGTGACACCCATGTCTTGTGTACGGCATCTCTCGAGGAGCGCGTTCCACCCTTCATCAAGGGTTCCGGTTTGGGTTGGGTGACGGCGGAATACGGCATGTTGCCCCGGTCGACCAGTTCGCGCATGCGCCGCGAGGCGGCCGCGGGCAAACAGGGTGGCCGCACCGTGGAAATCCAGAGGCTGATCGGGCGTTCGTTGCGCGCCGGTGTCGACCGTGTGGCGCTTGGGGAACGGCAGATCACCGTGGATTGCGATGTCCTCCAGGCCGATGGGGGCACGCGATGTGCGGCGATCACCGGCGGTTGGGTCGCCTTGCGGCTGGCCGTCAACAAGCTGATGAAGGCGGGAGATGTGCTTTCGGACCCGCTTCTTTCTCCTGTAGCGGCAGTGAGTTGCGGTATCTACGCTGGGCAGCCGGTCCTGGATCTGGATTACCCGGAAGACAGCGCAGCGGGTGTGGACGGAAATTTCGTCATGCGTGGAGACGGGAGATTGATCGAAGTGCAGATGTCGGCGGAAGGTGCTGCGTTTTCACGAGAAGAACTGGACACGTTGATGGGTCTCGCAGATCTCGGCGTTCAGAACCTGGTCGCCGTTCAGAAAGCGGCCGTGGCATGA
- the hrcA gene encoding heat-inducible transcriptional repressor HrcA, translating into MDANTLLSQLNDRSREVFRRVVEGYLDSGEPVGSRTLSRTLTEGISAATIRNVMQDLEYLGLLDSPHVSAGRIPTQLGLRLFVDGLLEVRDLDQEDRAALDATLGDQRRDVGDLLDQVGSALSGVTHGASLVLTPKHEAPLKHIEFVSLGHDRALVVIVFADGHVENRLFTPPPGQTPSSMREAANFLNAQVEGRTLSELRQVMVREIAQRRQELDTLAADLVESGLALWSSEDDSSARLIVRGRANLLEHEAVDEELDRIRSLFDDLERKRDIAEFLQLAEEGDGVRIFIGSENKLFSLSGSSLVVSPYMNADRKIVGAVGVIGPTRLNYGRIVPIVDYTAQLVGRLITDRSQR; encoded by the coding sequence ATGGATGCCAACACGCTGCTCAGCCAATTGAACGACCGCTCGCGAGAGGTGTTTCGACGCGTGGTCGAAGGCTATCTGGATTCCGGCGAACCAGTCGGTTCGCGCACCTTGTCCCGTACCCTGACCGAAGGCATTTCAGCGGCCACGATTCGGAACGTGATGCAGGATCTGGAGTATCTCGGTCTGCTTGACAGTCCGCATGTCAGCGCCGGACGCATACCCACACAGCTTGGCCTGCGCCTTTTCGTCGACGGTTTGCTCGAAGTGCGTGATCTCGACCAGGAAGATCGGGCCGCGCTGGATGCCACGCTTGGAGACCAGCGCCGAGACGTCGGCGATCTGCTGGACCAGGTCGGATCGGCATTGTCCGGCGTGACCCATGGCGCGTCGCTTGTCCTGACGCCCAAACACGAGGCGCCGCTGAAGCATATCGAGTTCGTGAGCCTCGGCCATGATCGCGCCCTGGTGGTCATTGTCTTCGCCGATGGCCATGTCGAGAACCGGCTTTTCACGCCACCCCCGGGACAAACCCCCAGTTCGATGCGCGAAGCCGCGAATTTTCTGAACGCGCAGGTCGAAGGCCGCACGCTCAGCGAATTGCGCCAGGTGATGGTCAGGGAAATCGCGCAGCGCCGGCAAGAACTCGACACGCTGGCCGCAGATCTCGTCGAGTCGGGCCTTGCCCTGTGGTCTTCCGAAGATGACAGTTCGGCCCGTCTGATCGTGCGCGGCCGCGCCAATCTGTTGGAACACGAAGCCGTTGACGAGGAGCTTGACCGGATCCGCAGCCTGTTCGATGACCTCGAACGCAAACGCGACATCGCCGAGTTCCTCCAACTGGCAGAAGAAGGCGACGGTGTGCGAATTTTTATCGGTTCGGAGAACAAACTTTTTTCGCTTTCGGGTTCCTCTTTGGTCGTCTCTCCGTATATGAACGCTGATCGAAAAATCGTGGGCGCGGTCGGAGTCATCGGACCCACGCGCCTCAACTATGGCCGTATCGTCCCGATCGTGGACTACACGGCCCAACTGGTCGGAAGATTGATCACCGATCGGAGTCAAAGGTGA